The DNA segment ttctaactaggtattacacttcacacaccaatatttttttataatttttttttattttttttttgtataggtaatatcaccagctcatattattgtgtcatgattactggcaccatatgtagtcccccagttattcttctttagatgttttccgtgtcctgtgcagtatctctcccagaagtccacttgatggcccccgtggtggtctacaccccgaagtcatcaatttttactctaagagagagtgtgcagctgtttctggagacggtcaacaataacctctgcatggtggaataataggtcacgatgtttatcaggatcagtagaagcatcacccactcgatgattatgatggggatttcacggatctcgtcccagtcttcatcattatggaataattcctttaatgtttcatatccaaaatagaaaactacacagacaaaagtcaggccacagcaggtgcatctactatggtggatgactttttttgctcctggtaatttatacatctggatggactgcccaaggtagtataaggcttcacatgtaatggaaattatcgtgctgacaaagtgtatcctgggatattcttcgggggacaatacatgcataacagctgtggaaaaacaggaggcccacacaatggccagcaggatcctctggatcaggacctgatgacccctgaactcttcagtatgcataaccatatacttataaataagaaaggttagtaccaaagtgccaatggacgtccctataaatccaattctgaataatatgctttcgggaaagacatttcccacgtcactgtgaaggaaaagaaaccaatgttattatggatatttcctcactcccaacccatgaaataagaatcatttgcttgtttatcttacctgatgctcatcagtggcgaggctgcatggccgaggacgaccgtcatgatgtagctggtggcaagccaggccgcacaccaaaacgccaacaggagggggacgaaccccagtccttttagctccatttcagacaagtagaaaaagaagacgctaatctcactattctcactaatcgcactggaacagactgaaggctcgggcggctgtcagtgggatgtcaggcctccagctgtctatgacatcacatgtgacatgtcagaatgactgcttgtttctttgagctgccatgatttagtatctgctatagacagaacctgatgtttttactatggaccttacagacctcagaacccaagtaattagtgcaggggctccattttgatcatctcatatttcacattatttgagttccagggctcagatacatttgcaccctctatagcagtggtcttcaagctgtgaacccccaaccgctgcagaaccacaactcccagcatgcccagacagcaactttgcataaggaaatagtctaattaaacttttcttatatatagaatccctgaaatctccaatctctccttttattgctttatgatctgtgttacttatttgtaaaaaacaacgtttgtgattgtcttccccccacacacttatgggctatctcttcaaacgactttatttgacctaaagcgtataattgatttacataaataagccccttttcatccaaaagagtgaatctttaattttaaggaactctttaagtgctttattcgaccataatgaagtaaagtcaaaactccatgtgatttaaaaaataaatttaagttccccccatacttaattatctagatatgcatgggtgtagtgagtatcccagcttccaaaatctcaaaaatatccttcatttttcagaggctttttcaaaaatgaaagaagcgatctgattggttgctatgggcaactcagaaacttttcctctgggcaggttttgataaatctccctctatgggggagattcattaagaccagtgtagaggaagagttgtgcagttgcccatagcaaccagattgcttctttcatttttcacaatgcctttgcaaaatgaaagaagcgatctgattggttgctatgggcaactcagcatattttcctggaaaagtttctgagttgcccatagcaaccaatcagattacttccttcatttttcagagactttttcaaaaatgaaagaagcgatctgattggttgctatgggcaactcagcagctttccccatagaccacaatgggcctactggtttcaatgggcaaaaaatcagagttaatgcactagacacagttctctataccattaaccccttcccgacctatgacatacctgtacgtcatgggtggcaaggtgttcccgacccatgacatacaggtacgtcatgaacatttttgccgctactcgcggcatcccgcagcgcccggtaagatggtggctatcactgatagccagccatcttaccatgcgaccacggggggtttcatcccccacccccccccccccagcgatcgctgctatcagctggtcaactctgactagctaatagcagcgtttcgctatcagaatatttagcagcgcggtgtgtaagtcccgatcacggggatcgggacacacaccgctctgctaagtgtcccttacccatcccccggcatcacttacccgaccatgcggtgtcccgagtggtcccgttgcgagcgacgtcctccaggcggtcccggcggcgctgcgtcccggcggcgcaggttgaccgccagatgaaggggcagccgacacgccccctcaaaaaaagcgctatagcagagccagaaattgccaaaggcagcgctgcatcagtcccccaaaaaatgtgagttcctggatttaaatatctatattcaggatggctgttcgcatactgccaactattttaaggaggtgaatgcaaacagatacctcgactttaacagttgccatcttaaataatggaagaagaacattccattcggtcaaatgaaaagaatccgaaggaattgttcttccacacaaaaatacctacaacaactagagaacctggaggatcgttttaaacaaaaagggtatcccaaaccccttatacaaggagcacgccagagagtggacgaattagaacaaagtgcttgcttgaaaaataataaacagggtaatgcagaggggggttataatgatgaatttgattctgtttttctaactaggtattacacttcacacaccaatatttttttattatttttttttattttttttttgtataggtaatatcaccagctcatattattgtgtcatgattactggcaccatatgtagtcccccagttattcttctttagatgttttccgtgtcctgtgcagtatctctcccagaagtccacttgatggcccccgtggtggtctacaccccgaagtcatcaatttttactctaagagagagtgtgcagctgtttctggagacggtcaacaataacctctgcatggtggaataataggtcacgatgtttatcaggatcagtagaagcatcacccactcgatgattatgatggggatttcacggatctcgtcccagtcttcatcattatggaataattcctttaatgtttcatatccaaaatagaaaactacacagacaaaagtcaggccacagcaggtgcatctactatggtggatgactttttttgctcctggtaatttatacatctggatggactgcccaaggtagtataaggcttcacatgtaatggaaattatcgtgctgacaaagtgtatcctatgatattcttcgggggacaatacatgcataacagctgtggaaaaacaggaggcccacacaatggccagcaggatcctctggatcaggacctgatgacccctgaactcttcagtatgcataaccatatacttataaataagaaaggttagtaccaaagtgccaatggacgtccctataaatccaattctgaataatatgctttcgggaaagacatttcccacgtcactgtgaaggaaaagaaaccaatgttattatggatatttcctcactcccaacccatgaaataagaatcatttgcttgtttatcttacctgatgctcatcagtggcgaggctgcatggccgaggacgaccgtcatgatgtagctggtggcaagccaggccgcacaccaaaacgccaacaggagggggacgaaccccagtccttttagctccatttcagacaagtagaaaaagaagacgctaatctcactattctcactaatcgcactggaacagactgaaggctcgggcggctgtcagtgggatgtcaggcctccagctgtctatgacatcacatgtgacatgtcagaatgactgcttgtttctttgagctgccatgatttagtatctgctatagacagaacctgatgtttttactatggaccttacagacctcagaacccaagtaattagtgcaggggctccattttgatcatctcatatttcacattatttgagttccagggctcagatacatttgcaccctctatagcagtggtcttcaagctgtgaacccccaaccgctgcagaaccacaactcccagcatgcccagacagcaactttgcataaggaaatagtctaattaaacttttcttatatatagaatccctgaaatctccaatctctccttttattgctttatgatctgtgttacttatttgtaaaaaacaatgtttgtgattgtcttccccccacacacttatgggctatctcttcaaacgactttatttgacctaaagcgtataattgatttacataaataagccccttttcatccaaaagagtgaatctttaattttaaggaactctttaagtgctttattcgaccataatgaagtaaagtcaaaactccatgtgatttaaaaaataaatttaagttccccccatacttaattatctagatatgcatgggtgtagtgagtatcccagcttccaaaatctcaaaaatatccttcatttttcagaggctttttcaaaaatgaaagaagcgatctgattggttgctatgggcaactcagaaacttttcctctgggcaggttttgataaatctccctctatgggggagattcattaagaccagtgtagaggaagagttgtgcagttgcccatagcaaccagattgcttctttcatttttcacaatgcctttgcaaaatgaaagaagcgatctgattggttgctatgggcaactcagcatattttcctggaaaagtttctgagttgcccatagcaaccaatcagattacttccttcatttttcagagactttttcaaaaatgaaagaagcgatctgattggttgctatgggcaactcagcagctttccccatagaccacaatgggcctactggtttcaatgggcaaaaaatcagagttaatgcactagacacagttctctataccattaaccccttcccgacctatgacatacctgtacgtcatgggtggcaaggtgttcccgacccatgacatacaggtacgtcatgaacatttttgccgctactcgcggcatcccgcagcgcccggtaagatggtggctatcactgatagccagccatcttaccatgcgaccacggggggtttcatcccccacccccccccccccagcgatcgctgctatcagctggtcaactctgactagctaatagcagcgtttcgctatcagaatatttagcagcgcggtgtgtaagtcccgatcacggggatcgggacacacaccgctctgctaagtgtcccttacccatcccccggcatcacttacccgaccatgcggtgtcccgagtggtcccgttgcgagcgacgtcctccaggcggtcccggcggcgctgcgtcccggcggcgcaggttgaccgccagatgaaggggcagccgacacgccccctcaaaaaaagcgctatagcagagccagaaattgccaaaggcagcgctgcatcagtcccccaaaaaatgtgagttcctggatttaaatatctatattcaggatggctgttcgcatactgccaactattttaaggaggtgaatgcaaacagatacctcgactttaacagttgccatcttaaataatggaagaagaacattccattcggtcaaatgaaaagaatccgaaggaattgttcttccacacaaaaatacctacaacaactagagaacctggaggatcgttttaaacaaaaagggtatcccaaaccccttatacaaggagcacgccagagagtggacgaattagaacaaagtgcttgcttgaaaaataataaacagggtaatgcagaggggggttataatgatgaatttgattctgtttttctaactaggtattacacttcacacaccaatatttttttattattttttttatttttttttgtataggtaatatcaccagctcatattattgtgtcatgattactggcaccatatgtagtcccccagttattcttctttagatgttttccgtgtcctgtgcagtatctctcccagaagtccacttgatggcccccgtggtggtctacaccccgaagtcatcaatttttactctaagagagagtgtgcagctgtttctggagacggtcaacaataacctctgcatggtggaataataggtcacgatgtttatcaggatcagtagaagcatcacccactcgatgattatgatggggatttcacggatctcgtcccagtcttcatcattatggaataattcctttaatgtttcatatccaaaatagaaaactacacagacaaaagtcaggccacagcaggtgcatctactatggtggatgactttttttgctcctggtaatttatacatctggatggactgcccaaggtagtataaggcttcacatgtaatggaaattatcgtgctgacaaagtgtatcctgggatattcttcgggggacaatacatgcataacagctgtggaaaaacaggaggcccacacaatggccagcaggatcctctggatcaggacctgatgacccctgaactcttcagtatgcataaccatatacttataaataagaaaggttagtaccaaagtgccaatggacgtccctataaatccaattctgaataatatgctttcgggaaagacatttcccacgtcactgtgaaggaaaagaaaccaatgttattatggatatttcctcactcccaacccatgaaataagaatcatttgcttgtttatcttacctgatgctcatcagtggcgaggctgcatggccgaggacgaccgtcatgatgtagctggtggcaagccaggccgcacaccaaaacgccaacaggagggggacgaaccccagtccttttagctccatttcagacaagtagaaaaagaagacgctaatctcactattctcactaatcgcactggaacagactgaaggctcgggcggctgtcagtgggatgtcaggcctccagctgtctatgacatcacatgtgacatgtcagaatgactgcttgtttctttgagctgccatgatttagtatctgctatagacagaacctgatgtttttactatggaccttacagacctcagaacccaagtaattagtgcaggggctccattttgatcatctcatatttcacattatttgagttccagggctcagatacatttgcaccctctatagcagtggtcttcaagctgtgaacccccaaccgctgcagaaccacaactcccagcatgcccagacagcaactttgcataaggaaatagtctaattaaacttttcttatatatagaatccctgaaatctccaatctctccttttattgctttatgatctgtgttacttatttgtaaaaaacaacgtttgtgattgtcttccccccacacacttatgggctatctcttcaaacgactttatttgacctaaagcgtataattgatttacataaataagccccttttcatccaaaagagtgaatctttaattttaaggaactctttaagtgctttattcgaccataatgaagtaaagtcaaaactccatgtgatttaaaaaataaatttaagttccccccatacttaattatctagatatgcatgggtgtagtgagtatcccagcttccaaaatctcaaaaatatccttcatttttcagaggctttttcaaaaatgaaagaagcgatctgattggttgctatgggcaactcagaaacttttcctctgggcaggttttgataaatctccctctatgggggagattcattaagaccagtgtagaggaagagttgtgcagttgcccatagcaaccagattgcttctttcatttttcacaatgcctttgcaaaatgaaagaagcgatctgattggttgctatgggcaactcagcatattttcctggaaaagtttctgagttgcccatagcaaccaatcagattacttccttcatttttcagagactttttcaaaaatgaaagaagcgatctgattggttgctatgggcaactcagcagctttccccatagaccacaatgggcctactggtttcaatgggcaaaaaatcagagttaatgcactagacacagttctctataccattaaccccttcccgacctatgacatacctgtacgtcatgggtggcaaggtgttcccgacccatgacatacaggtacgtcatgaacatttttgccgctactcgcggcatcccgcagcgcccggtaagatggtggctatcactgatagccagccatcttaccatgcgaccacggggggtttcatcccccacccccccccccccagcgatcgctgctatcagctggtcaactctgactagctaatagcagcgtttcgctatcagaatatttagcagcgcggtgtgtaagtcccgatcacggggatcgggacacacaccgctctgctaagtgtcccttacccatcccccggcatcacttacccgaccatgcggtgtcccgagtggtcccgttgcgagcgacgtcctccaggcggtcccggcggcgctgcgtcccggcggcgcaggttgaccgccagatgaaggggcagccgacacgccccctcaaaaaaagcgctatagcagagccagaaattgccaaaggcagcgctgcatcagtcccccaaaaaatgtgagttcctggatttaaatatctatattcaggatggctgttcgcatactgccaactattttaaggaggtgaatgcaaacagatacctcgactttaacagttgccatcttaaataatggaagaagaacattccattcggtcaaatgaaaagaatccgaaggaattgttcttccacacaaaaatacctacaacaactagagaacctggaggatcgttttaaacaaaaagggtatcccaaaccccttatacaaggagcacgccagagagtggacgaattagaacaaagtgcttgcttgaaaaataataaacagggtaatgcagaggggggttataatgatgaatttgattctgtttttctaactaggtattacacttcacacaccaatatttttttattattttttttatttttttttgtataggtaatatcaccagctcatattattgtgtcatgattactggcaccatatgtagtcccccagttattcttctttagatgttttccgtgtcctgtgcagtatctctcccagaagtccacttgatggcccccgtggtggtctacaccccgaagtcatcaatttttactctaagagagagtgtgcagctgtttctggagacggtcaacaataacctctgcatggtggaataataggtcacgatgtttatcaggatcagtagaagcatcacccactcgatgattatgatggggatttcacggatctcgtcccagtcttcatcattatggaataattcctttaatgtttcatatccaaaatagaaaactacacagacaaaagtcaggccacagcaggtgcatctactatggtggatgactttttttgctcctggtaatttatacatctggatggactgcccaaggtagtataaggcttcacatgtaatggaaattatcgtgctgacaaagtgtatcctgggatattcttcgggggacaatacatgcataacagctgtggaaaaacaggaggcccacacaatggccagcaggatcctctggatcaggacctgatgacccctgaactcttcagtatgcataaccatatacttataaataagaaaggttagtaccaaagtgccaatggacgtccctataaatccaattctgaataatatgctttcgggaaagacatttcccacgtcactgtgaaggaaaagaaaccaatgttattatggatatttcctcactcccaacccatgaaataagaatcatttgcttgtttatcttacctgatgctcatcagtggcgaggctgcatggccgaggacgaccgtcatgatgtagctggtggcaagccaggccgcacaccaaaacgccaacaggagggggacgaaccccagtccttttagctccatttcagacaagtagaaaaagaagacgctaatctcactattctcactaatcgcactggaacagactgaaggctcgggcggctgtcagtgggatgtcaggcctccagctgtctatgacatcacatgtgacatgtcagaatgactgcttgtttctttgagctgccatgatttagtatctgctatagacagaacctgatgtttttactatggaccttacagacctcagaacccaagtaattagtgcaggggctccattttgatcatctcatatttcacattatttgagttccagggctcagatacatttgcaccctctatagcagtggtcttcaagctgtgaacccccaaccgctgcagaaccacaactcccagcatgcccagacagcaactttgcataaggaaatagtctaa comes from the Hyla sarda isolate aHylSar1 chromosome 2 unlocalized genomic scaffold, aHylSar1.hap1 SUPER_2_unloc_10, whole genome shotgun sequence genome and includes:
- the LOC130298329 gene encoding uncharacterized protein LOC130298329 codes for the protein MELKGLGFVPLLLAFWCAAWLATSYIMTVVLGHAASPLMSISDVGNVFPESILFRIGFIGTSIGTLVLTFLIYKYMVMHTEEFRGHQVLIQRILLAIVWASCFSTAVMHVLSPEEYHRIHFVSTIISITCEALYYLGQSIQMYKLPGAKKVIHHSRCTCCGLTFVCVVFYFGYETLKELFHNDEDWDEIREIPIIIIEWVMLLLILINIVTYYSTMQRLLLTVSRNSCTLSLRVKIDDFGV